The genomic window CATTGAGACCGGCTACTACAACCTGTTGGAACGTCTCATCGTTCCGAAGCTCGTGCGTTTCCACCTCACGCCCAACCACATTTCCCTCATGGGGCTGGTTACGAGCATGCTGGCCGGGCTCGCGTTCGTTTTCTTCCCCCTGGTGGGCGGAATCCTGACTTTGCTCACGGGGTTGCTGGATACTCTGGACGGTTCGCTGGCAAGGGCCACCGGACAGAGCAAGAAATTCGGGGCCTTTCTCGATTCCATCCTGGATCGCTACACCGAGCTCATCATCTACCTGGGCATCTGGACCTATTTCTACAGACAGGATGCCAAGACACCCTTCTTCTCCCTGCTGATCCTGTTGATCCTGTTCGGTTCGCTCATGGTGAGCTATACAAGAGCCAGAGCGGAAGGGCTCGGAGAACGCTGCCTGGTGGGTTTCTTTCAGAGGGGGGAAAGGATCATTCTGCTGGGCCTGTCCGGCATTCTGAATCCTTTCGTGAATCTGATCGCGAGCTCCGGGTGGACTCGCGACCTGATGCTCTTTGCCGGACTCCTGATCCTGGCCGTCGGCACCAATTTGACGGCCCTCTGGCGGTTCCTGCACGTGCTGAACAAGCTGCGCCCCTGATCCCGGGGAGCAGAGGCGGTGCATCCCTCTCCCCGGAGGCGCCTTTTGCCCGCCGTCGAAGGACGGCGGGCCGACTCAGTTGGAATGGACCGTCTTTCTCAGGATGACTCGGTCGTCCTCTCGGTATATTTCGAACGAATCCCCCACGCCGAACCCCAGTTGTTCGATGAGGAGAGCCTTGTTCAGGGTGATGCTGCCGCTTTGCCCGATGGTCCTGAAATTGGGCGTCTTGATGAGTGTGGAGGCGGACGGCACGGGCTTTTCCCGCCGCCGTACCGCCGAGCGGTCGGCCATGGGGTTTTGGGGTTTTACCGCCTCCCGCTTGTTGAATTCGAGCTGAGGAATCTCTCCCAGTTCCATCAGACCTTGCAGGTACAAATCCTGGACCTCGCTCTTGAACTTGATTCCAAAAAGTTTTTGAACGGATTCAAGTGAGCGTCCGTTGCGAATTTCATTCACCACGAGCTTCGCATCGATGTTCTTGTATTCGATTTGCATTACTGATACCTCTTTTCACTTCGTCCTGGTTCTCTTCTGATATTCGATATGAGCGAAACACTGATATTCATGACTACCGCATATCAGTTGATTGCTGCTCATAGAAAGGGCCCGGTGCCCACTCGATGCACCTCCAGCGCTGACGACGACCTTTGACGCATCTGCCCCGTCATAACCCAACAATCCTATCAAACACATCCATATCAGGGACCATAAGCCCGAATAAGGCAGAACCGGCGGGCTAATGCACCACACCCACTTCATTTTGCTCCCTAGCATTAGAGAGCGAAACGGCTTGGAAGGATCGAATTCAATTGTCGAACTACTATCTGGAATCGTCCCCAGGGAGTGAACCTTCCAGGGGCAAGTGGTTCTCGACTGCATGAACAACTGCTACATATTCATCGTAAATAAATATGTTTTCATTGTCAAGAGTCTAGTGCATCAAATTCGATAGTCCAATTCGGGGCTTTGTGTCAGGCTTCCGGTGTTCAAATCCTCCGAGGTCTTTCTATGCCGCCGTTTGGAAGAAATCACCTTTTTCTGAGGCGACGGCTCCACGATCACTTCTTCGGCGGACTCTTCCTCCCCCGAAGTATCATCGACAGGCCGCTTTCATAAGCTCACTGAGGCTACCGGTAAGTTCCAGCACTCGTTCCGCAATGGATTCTTCCAGGCATGCGCACCCACAGCTGGGGGTGAAAATGGACTGTGCGAGGATCGTCTGAGTCGACAACTGGGGAGTAACCAAGTGTTGAATTTGAGCAAACCATTTATCCGCGAGACTTTGCGCGCTTTCAGCCAGGATCGCGCCTCTATCCAGAGTGGGCACCATCCCCCAGGCGACGAGTCGTCCGTCCGCCATGAACCTGGAGAAAGCATCTCCGTACAGTGCGAACCTGTCGAAGTACTTGTAAGAGTCGAAGTTGATGATGTCGACACCCGACTCGAAAGCCAGGAGCCAGTCGGTATTGGCGCACACGTGTATTCCGGCGAGCCCCCCCGCCTGGTGCACCGCGTCCACCACTTCCTTGAGGAGGGACTGGACGAGCTCCCGCGTGACACTGATGAAGGCCGACGAACCGAACCCGGCCAGTGCCGGTTCGTCGAGAAAAACGATCACCGGACAGCCGAACGCGCGCAGCCTGCCAACCTGCCATTTGGCTTTCATGGCGAGGTGTTTCACGACGGCGTCCTGCAGCCGGTCGTCATAGAGGAGCGCCCTGTCCTGCTGGTCTTTCATCCCGGCAAGCAGGGTAAAAGGGCCGACGATCTGGCCCTTCACCGCCTTGAGACCCGCGCGATGTCCGCCGAGGATTTCCAGAAACCGAAAAAACGATTCGCCGGTTTCGGAGCCCATCCTGAAGCGGGAATCTTCAAGCGCTCTCGCCTCCGACTCCACCTCCAGGTATTCCTCGTAAAAAGCATACAGTTCCCGGTCGAATTCCTCCGTGTCCGTTCGCACGCAGGTGCGTTCCGATTCCCGATGAACGCCGGGCAGGCCCTCGAGGTACTGAACCATCATCCCTTCGGAAGGATATGACGGAAGTTGGGGCCACACCGGGATTTCGGGCACGGTCCGCAGGATCAGTTCGATGACCTTCCCGCGGTCTCTGTGCGGCATACTGCCCACGAGAGTCGCTGAAGCGAGGGGTTGGAGTCCGAGCATCGGTTCACATCTCCCGCACGAATCGCCCAATGATATGAATCCGCCCCTTCACCGTCGGAGCGGGAACGGCAGGGCATCGAGAAGAAAGTCCATCCGGCCGATGGATACCTGAGGAATGCCGGAGGGTTCGTAAGCCGCGCAAGCGAGGCCGCAGTCCTGCGCTGCAAGATTTTTTGGGTTCCTGCGCCAGGCCGGTGATCCCTCGCTTCCTCGCCGCGACGGCGCGGGCATCATCCGGATCGGGTTACCCGTATTCCGCAATGCGACCTTTCATGGCCGCCCTGGCCGACGTGTCGGCTGCCGTTCGCCCCCAAGACCTGCCCAAACGCCCGCAGGAGGCATGTCTTCCCCGGGGGGACCGCTTTGTCGGCAACCAGGCCGGTACGCCTTTCCGGAAAGACCCGAAAAGAACCTCTGCACCCTGCGGCCGGGGCGGGAAAATCGGTACCGCCGGATGCCGCCAAAAGATCGCTGAACAGTATCATACGGAAAAAGTATAGTCAAACCGGCAAGCTCCAATTTCCACAAGGCTTGTGAAATTTTGTCATTTGCGCGGATTCCACAGACGAATTGCCGGAGTCGAACGGTTTTCGCACGGCCCAGGGGGTTGCTCCGCCACCGGGAATCCCTCCTTGCGCAAGGCCGAATTTCTCCTTGACGACAGGGCATTCGTTTGATAGGTTCCTCGCATCGTATTCCAAGTCATAATAATGTTTTAGCTTATGTTGGATTTGTCGCTTTGTCATCGGTTTGCAGCCCGTCTGTAGCGCGTGTGGTTCCTGATCGAGCGGTCATGTCCGGGCTGAGATTCACGACAGAGGGTGGAACCGGGGGGTGTGAAGTGTGCGCCGGTTCCGGATTGGTGCATCGAGGGGACTGAATTCCATCACGCAAATGAGGAGGAGGAAATGAGGGGGAGGAGTGTATTGCTATGTCTGCTGATCGTTGCAATGGTGTTTCTTGGCGCGAGCCGGCCGGGATTCGGCGCGGGCTTCGCGCTGTACGAGGGAAGCGCCAGGGGCAACGCTCTGGGGGGGACCCTGGTGGGTCGCGCCGATGATCCGTCCGCTCTGTTTTACAACCCGGCGGGTATGACCCAGCTGGAGGGAATCCAGATGATGGCCGGTCTCACCG from Syntrophobacter fumaroxidans MPOB includes these protein-coding regions:
- a CDS encoding CDP-alcohol phosphatidyltransferase family protein is translated as MLKGTPIETGYYNLLERLIVPKLVRFHLTPNHISLMGLVTSMLAGLAFVFFPLVGGILTLLTGLLDTLDGSLARATGQSKKFGAFLDSILDRYTELIIYLGIWTYFYRQDAKTPFFSLLILLILFGSLMVSYTRARAEGLGERCLVGFFQRGERIILLGLSGILNPFVNLIASSGWTRDLMLFAGLLILAVGTNLTALWRFLHVLNKLRP
- a CDS encoding AbrB/MazE/SpoVT family DNA-binding domain-containing protein — its product is MQIEYKNIDAKLVVNEIRNGRSLESVQKLFGIKFKSEVQDLYLQGLMELGEIPQLEFNKREAVKPQNPMADRSAVRRREKPVPSASTLIKTPNFRTIGQSGSITLNKALLIEQLGFGVGDSFEIYREDDRVILRKTVHSN